Proteins encoded together in one Ipomoea triloba cultivar NCNSP0323 chromosome 4, ASM357664v1 window:
- the LOC116015750 gene encoding transcription factor bHLH168-like → MKPEKSSSKPGRGLTEKHRRQQMKFLYDKLAAALSLASSEEKMPALDLLDQATDYIKELQKNIKELRTRKDNLGQPVAVDVSEHNMGALLEVNIVCGSENKCLKMCKVLQILEEEGAEVVSATTSAVLDKICLTILCKAFSSRLGIETKQVQERLRNLVSGR, encoded by the exons ATGAAGCCCGAAAAGAGCTCATCGAAACCTGGGCGTGGCTTGACGGAGAAACACCGGCGGCAGCAAATGAAATTTCTTTATGATAAACTCGCCGCCGCCCTCTCTCTTGCAAGCTCCGAG GAGAAAATGCCAGCACTGGACTTGTTGGATCAAGCCACGGATTACATAAAAGAATTGCAGAAAAACATTAAGGAGTTGAGGACAAGAAAGGATAATCTAGGCCAACCAGTTGCAGTGGACGTGAGTGAACACAACATGGGTGCACTTTTGGAGGTAAACATCGTATGTGGGTCCGAGAACAAGTGTCTGAAGATGTGTAAAGTCCTTCAAATTCTCGAAGAAGAAGGTGCTGAAGTTGTGAGTGCAACCACCTCAGCTGTGCTTGACAAGATCTGCCTTACAATTCTTTGCAAG GCGTTTTCATCTAGACTTGGAATAGAGACTAAACAAGTGCAAGAACGCTTGAGGAATCTTGTGTCTGGCAGATAA
- the LOC116015751 gene encoding uncharacterized protein LOC116015751, with translation MWQPESSVPKPDRHVKEKNRRQKMKGLYQQLAAVVSPENSLEKSSNLDVLDHATNCIKQLEKNVSELKAKKDSLQLSVEIAVKESESGETLEINIVCGSDKKKLMKMHKIFQILEEGGAEVVSATNSTVDLKIYHTILCKV, from the exons ATGTGGCAGCCGGAAAGCAGCGTACCCAAACCTGACCGGCATGTGAAGGAGAAAAATCGGCGGCAGAAAATGAAGGGCCTTTATCAACAGCTCGCAGCTGTCGTCTCTCCTGAAAACTCTCTG GAAAAATCTTCGAACTTGGACGTGTTGGATCATGCCACTAACTGCATCAAACAACTAGAAAAAAACGTTAGTGAGCTAAAAGCAAAAAAGGATAGTCTACAACTATCAGTTGAAATCGCCGTGAAAGAAAGTGAAAGCGGAGAAACTTTGGAGATAAATATAGTGTGTGGGTCGGATAAGAAGAAGCTGATGAAGATGCATAAAATCTTTCAGATTCTCGAAGAAGGTGGCGCTGAAGTTGTGAGTGCAACCAACTCCACTGTGGATCTCAAGATCTACCATACAATTCTTTGCAAGGTGTAG
- the LOC116017171 gene encoding uncharacterized protein LOC116017171: MGMPHRTGSRPHREIIYENGGKDSTPPDLGVIFLKTRCKNEKLDGTREKEKYDEIVKTIMSDPSLSNLEIVEKHFGQQRHGHVYGYGGGVKRKNFNDSKSTYIKELEAKLHEKDEENRNLKRRMDVFESRLIRIENGDLSSLGTTTSDDIQEDA, translated from the exons ATGGGAATGCCTCATCGGACAGGGAGTAGGCCACATAGAGAAATCATATATGAAAAT GGAGGTAAAGATTCAACACCACCTGACTTGGGAGTAATTTTCTTAAAGACTAGAtgcaaaaatgaaaaactaGACGGgacaagagaaaaagaaaaatat GATGAAATTGTGAAGACTATTATGTCCGATCCATCACTTTCAAACCTTGAGATTGTTGAAAAACATTTTGGACAGCAGCGCCACGGTCATGTATATGGTTATGGGGGTGGAGTAAAGcgaaaaaattttaatgattcTAAATCTACTTATATCAAAGAGTTAGAGGCTAAGCTCCATGAGAAGGATGAAGAAAACCGTAACCTTAAGAGGCGCATGGATGTATTTGAAAGTAGGTTGATCCGAATAGAGAATGGAGATTTATCATCTCTTGGAACTACAACTAGTGATGACATTCAAGAG GATGCATAG